Proteins from one Desulforhopalus sp. genomic window:
- a CDS encoding phenylacetate--CoA ligase, protein MSVHYWDEEMETLPRVGLESIQLRRLKHLVARVYRTVEPYRRKMDAAGVKPEDIKSLADLAKLPFTVKDDLRDNYPFGLFTVPMEEVVRVHASSGTTGKATVVGYTAKDIETWSNVMARALCCAGATKGDMIHNAYGYGLFTGGLGAHYGIERLGATAIPVSGGNSKRQINIMKDFGSTVLLSTPSYALNLADAMDAMKIDPKSLSLRVGIFGAEPWSESMREEVERKLNLKATDIYGLSEIIGPGVAQECLVTDRGMHICEDHFLPEIINPETGEVLPPGEKGELVFTTLTKEAFPLIRYRTKDISRLIYEPCECGRTLVRMEKVTGRTDDMLIIRGVNVFPSQVEHVLLGVEGVEPHYLIVVEREGNLDTMQVQVEVSEGIFSDEVRVLENLSKHIQKEIKDLLGVTCKVKLVEPKTIQRSEGKAQRVIDKRKI, encoded by the coding sequence ATGTCAGTACATTATTGGGATGAAGAGATGGAGACCCTGCCACGGGTCGGATTGGAATCAATCCAGCTGCGGCGCTTGAAGCATCTGGTGGCAAGGGTGTACCGGACGGTTGAACCCTATCGCCGCAAGATGGATGCGGCCGGCGTCAAGCCTGAAGATATTAAAAGCCTTGCTGATTTGGCCAAACTGCCCTTTACGGTCAAGGACGATCTGCGCGACAACTATCCCTTCGGCCTTTTCACTGTTCCCATGGAAGAGGTGGTGCGGGTCCACGCCTCATCGGGAACCACCGGCAAGGCGACCGTTGTCGGCTATACCGCAAAAGACATCGAGACCTGGTCGAATGTCATGGCCCGCGCCCTGTGCTGCGCCGGCGCCACCAAAGGCGATATGATCCACAACGCCTACGGCTACGGTCTTTTTACCGGCGGTCTTGGCGCCCACTACGGCATCGAGAGACTGGGGGCGACGGCCATTCCGGTATCCGGCGGCAATTCCAAGCGGCAGATCAACATCATGAAGGATTTCGGCTCGACGGTGCTGCTCTCCACGCCGTCCTACGCCCTCAATCTTGCCGATGCCATGGATGCCATGAAGATCGACCCGAAGTCGCTGTCGCTGCGCGTCGGGATCTTCGGCGCCGAGCCGTGGAGTGAGAGCATGCGTGAGGAAGTGGAGCGTAAGCTCAATCTCAAGGCGACCGATATCTACGGCCTGTCCGAGATCATCGGACCGGGGGTTGCCCAGGAATGTCTGGTGACCGACCGCGGCATGCATATCTGCGAAGACCATTTCCTGCCGGAGATCATCAATCCGGAGACCGGCGAGGTATTGCCACCGGGCGAGAAGGGCGAGCTGGTGTTCACGACGCTCACCAAGGAGGCCTTTCCACTCATCCGCTACCGGACCAAGGATATCTCCCGGCTCATTTACGAGCCCTGCGAGTGCGGCCGCACCCTGGTGCGTATGGAAAAAGTCACCGGCCGGACCGATGATATGCTGATCATCCGCGGCGTCAATGTCTTCCCATCGCAGGTCGAGCATGTCCTGCTTGGTGTCGAAGGGGTTGAGCCGCATTACCTGATTGTCGTAGAACGGGAGGGAAATCTTGACACCATGCAGGTGCAGGTCGAGGTCAGCGAAGGAATCTTCTCCGATGAGGTCCGCGTTCTGGAAAATCTGAGCAAGCACATTCAAAAAGAGATTAAAGATCTGCTTGGCGTCACCTGTAAGGTGAAACTGGTTGAACCGAAGACCATCCAGCGCAGTGAAGGCAAGGCGCAGCGGGTTATCGACAAGCGAAAAATCTGA
- a CDS encoding FAD-dependent oxidoreductase: protein MRKRLVLIGGGHAHMVTLARLKSFIDKGFEVTVIQPSEYHYYSGMGPGMLGGTYLPEEIRFATRRQVESKGGRFILGKARRIDADRRLVYLEDSEEAIAFDVLSCNAGSYVPREMISGKFPTVFTPKPIEELLVARQKVLEVAGQGKCTVAVVGSGPSAIEIAGNIHQLCRQQSVHMPTIRLFCGRSFMAGRPARVRLLVRDVLARKGVEILEVGRVRQIDGQRVVLENGQEYQADITFAAVGVKPSQIFARSGLPVGPDGGLQVNEYLQSTGYPYIFGGGDCIHFTPQPLDKVGVYAVRQNQVLYGNLLACLEERPLEKFSPGGSYLLVYNLGDGEGVLAKWFLAFAGKLAFVLKDKIDRRFIRTFQETTNAA, encoded by the coding sequence ATGAGAAAACGTCTTGTCCTCATCGGCGGCGGCCATGCCCATATGGTGACTCTGGCCAGGCTCAAAAGCTTTATCGATAAGGGTTTCGAGGTTACCGTTATTCAGCCTTCCGAATACCATTATTACAGCGGTATGGGGCCGGGCATGCTCGGCGGGACCTACCTGCCGGAGGAGATTCGTTTTGCTACCCGCCGGCAGGTGGAGAGCAAGGGCGGCCGCTTCATCCTCGGCAAGGCCCGGCGGATCGATGCCGATAGGCGGCTGGTATATCTTGAGGACAGCGAAGAGGCGATCGCCTTTGATGTCCTGTCGTGCAATGCTGGTTCCTACGTGCCGCGGGAGATGATCTCCGGCAAATTTCCGACGGTTTTTACCCCGAAACCCATTGAGGAATTGCTGGTTGCCAGGCAAAAGGTCCTTGAAGTGGCTGGGCAGGGCAAGTGCACCGTCGCGGTGGTCGGCAGCGGACCGTCGGCGATCGAGATTGCCGGCAATATTCACCAGTTGTGCCGCCAGCAGTCGGTGCATATGCCAACCATCCGGCTGTTTTGTGGCAGGAGCTTTATGGCCGGGCGGCCGGCTCGGGTTCGACTTCTGGTGCGAGATGTTCTTGCGCGTAAAGGTGTGGAGATTCTTGAGGTGGGTCGGGTGCGGCAGATTGACGGGCAGCGGGTTGTTCTTGAGAATGGTCAGGAATACCAGGCCGATATCACCTTTGCGGCGGTGGGGGTCAAGCCGTCGCAGATCTTTGCCCGTTCCGGTCTACCGGTCGGTCCGGACGGCGGCCTGCAGGTCAACGAATACCTCCAGTCCACCGGGTATCCATATATCTTTGGCGGTGGTGACTGCATCCATTTTACCCCACAGCCCCTCGATAAGGTCGGGGTATATGCAGTGCGGCAAAATCAGGTGCTGTACGGCAATCTCCTCGCCTGCCTGGAAGAGCGGCCTCTTGAAAAATTTTCGCCCGGCGGCAGCTATCTTCTGGTGTATAATCTGGGCGACGGTGAAGGGGTGCTGGCCAAATGGTTTCTGGCCTTTGCCGGCAAGCTGGCCTTTGTTCTAAAAGACAAGATAGATCGCCGGTTTATCAGAACATTTCAGGAAACAACGAATGCCGCCTAG
- a CDS encoding rhodanese-like domain-containing protein, giving the protein MKWLQFFTPVASISWDEANKMVADSPAGEVTFLDVRQPQEYAAGHLPGAKLLPLGDLEGRLGELPVDKPIVIYUAMGGRSRVAAQMLSGKGFQKLYNLSGGIKAWGKEVAVGPEDVGMHLFVGAISSMEAIIVGFGLEMGLRDFYLAMEKRTKRQETKDLFGKLAAIETLHQEQLVGLYGEVTGKRLSVAEFAGKIAEPAMEGGLTTEQYLARYNTNLDSEIEVLSLALAIEAQALDLYLRAAEKGGEGEGRQVLLRIAGEERGHIARLSNYIDQQRDLS; this is encoded by the coding sequence ATGAAATGGTTGCAATTTTTCACCCCTGTCGCCTCAATCAGCTGGGATGAGGCAAATAAAATGGTGGCGGATAGTCCGGCGGGCGAGGTGACATTTCTTGATGTCCGGCAGCCGCAGGAATACGCCGCCGGTCACCTGCCGGGCGCGAAACTCCTGCCGCTCGGCGATCTGGAGGGCCGTCTCGGCGAACTTCCCGTCGATAAGCCCATTGTCATTTACTGAGCGATGGGCGGACGCAGCCGGGTTGCTGCGCAGATGCTCTCCGGCAAAGGCTTTCAGAAGCTCTACAATCTTTCCGGCGGGATAAAGGCCTGGGGCAAGGAGGTGGCAGTGGGGCCGGAGGATGTCGGCATGCATCTCTTTGTCGGGGCGATCAGCTCCATGGAGGCAATCATCGTCGGTTTTGGTTTGGAGATGGGTCTTCGGGACTTTTATCTGGCCATGGAAAAGAGGACGAAACGCCAGGAAACCAAGGACCTCTTCGGCAAACTGGCCGCCATTGAGACCCTCCACCAGGAACAACTGGTGGGTTTGTACGGCGAGGTTACCGGCAAGCGCCTGTCGGTTGCCGAGTTTGCCGGCAAAATCGCCGAACCGGCGATGGAGGGCGGCTTGACCACCGAACAATATCTGGCGCGGTACAACACCAATCTCGATTCGGAAATCGAGGTGCTGTCGCTGGCCCTGGCGATAGAGGCACAGGCCCTTGACCTGTACCTGCGGGCGGCGGAAAAGGGCGGCGAAGGCGAGGGGCGGCAGGTCTTGCTGCGGATTGCCGGGGAGGAACGCGGCCATATCGCCAGGTTGAGCAACTACATTGACCAGCAGAGGGACCTTTCATGA
- a CDS encoding indolepyruvate oxidoreductase subunit beta — protein MKEQGNILFSGVGGQGILLASEITVYGLLAAGFDAKKSEVHGMAQRGGSVTAQLRYGKKVYSPLIEPGCADIQMAFEMMEAVRYLPYLHKGSTVIVNTQKILPPSVATGQARYPEDVLDHLRQRQIKVVPVDAFDIAREVGEMKTANVVMVGALSAFLPVDPAVLEEVIRTRVPERFRDVNLQAFQAGRKVSQ, from the coding sequence ATGAAAGAACAAGGCAATATCCTCTTTTCCGGAGTAGGCGGCCAGGGCATCTTACTCGCCAGTGAAATCACCGTCTACGGTCTCTTGGCCGCCGGTTTTGACGCCAAGAAGAGCGAGGTGCACGGCATGGCCCAGCGCGGCGGCTCGGTCACCGCTCAGCTGCGTTATGGCAAGAAGGTTTACTCGCCGCTCATTGAGCCGGGCTGTGCCGATATCCAGATGGCCTTCGAGATGATGGAAGCGGTGCGCTACCTGCCCTATCTGCACAAGGGCAGCACGGTCATCGTCAATACCCAGAAGATCCTGCCGCCCTCCGTCGCCACCGGCCAGGCGAGGTATCCAGAGGACGTTCTCGACCATCTGCGCCAGCGGCAGATCAAGGTCGTACCCGTCGACGCCTTCGACATCGCCCGGGAGGTCGGCGAGATGAAGACCGCCAATGTGGTGATGGTTGGGGCGCTGTCGGCATTTTTGCCGGTTGACCCCGCCGTTCTCGAAGAGGTCATCCGCACCCGGGTACCGGAGCGCTTCCGCGACGTAAACCTGCAGGCCTTCCAAGCCGGACGAAAAGTTAGCCAATAA
- a CDS encoding DUF3365 domain-containing protein, which yields MTANQQTAQSRNRHPGFQAKFLLVLAAILIIFSGLTASTIYHHEMENLEQNAHEKTELVMKAIEANRNYVQDVLRPAMYKELGERRFVLEAMSSSYISRMIMERFNHEVPGFVYRRVAINAKNPAYEAGALETEMIQRFQRDGQLKEWQGILEMEGEKYFMRFQPVVFKEACLNCHGDPASAPQEVIDGYGTTRGYGHTSGAISGVIGLGMPIDVNLQKIKDFTLALFIGVVPSIIFVYVIINTFFNRYIASNLRNIISFFRTNIRDAEGQTIFDSSQKMDAIEELIAAAKTIADQIQVRQSTLERYAEEILRSKNILQSVFDGITDPVVLLGREGRIKVVNAAFLQRYAMSMQQVVGQKTSDLLANACCPLVQCDDVLAAFPDHPISREIRMQSGEIFLIHFYPIEVQGNKAESLVCYVKDITEQKRLEGKIQNTEKIASIGMLAAGIAHEINNPLGVILCHIDLIKGEANLAPEVRSDLEIIEKHAGNCRTIIADLLKFAHQQPTVKEACSLNAIIGDVMLMVGSQFRKQRITVETFLDDAIPPLVLDKDKIKQVVLNILLNSAQAIEEGGRITVSSRFSEEEQRAILIIEDDGPGIPAEIINNIFDPFFTSKPPGKGTGLGLSVSYGIIRDHNGEITAESSPGKPTRFVISLPV from the coding sequence ATGACCGCCAATCAGCAAACTGCACAAAGTCGCAATAGACACCCAGGCTTCCAGGCCAAATTCCTGCTGGTACTTGCGGCGATACTCATCATCTTTTCCGGGCTGACCGCCTCGACCATCTATCACCATGAGATGGAGAATCTCGAGCAGAATGCCCACGAAAAGACCGAGCTGGTCATGAAGGCCATCGAGGCCAACAGGAATTACGTCCAGGATGTGCTTCGGCCGGCCATGTACAAGGAGTTGGGTGAGCGGCGGTTTGTTTTGGAGGCCATGTCGTCTTCCTATATCAGTCGGATGATCATGGAGAGATTCAACCACGAGGTGCCCGGCTTCGTGTACCGCCGGGTGGCCATCAATGCCAAAAATCCCGCCTATGAGGCGGGTGCCCTGGAAACGGAAATGATTCAACGTTTCCAAAGGGATGGCCAATTAAAAGAATGGCAGGGGATTCTAGAAATGGAAGGGGAAAAATATTTCATGCGCTTTCAGCCGGTTGTCTTCAAGGAGGCCTGTCTGAACTGCCACGGCGATCCGGCGTCCGCGCCGCAGGAGGTAATCGACGGCTATGGGACAACACGAGGCTACGGCCACACCTCGGGGGCGATCTCCGGGGTCATCGGTCTTGGCATGCCCATCGATGTCAATCTGCAAAAGATTAAGGACTTTACTCTGGCGCTCTTTATCGGGGTGGTGCCCTCGATCATCTTTGTCTACGTCATCATCAATACCTTTTTTAACCGCTATATAGCGAGTAATCTCCGTAATATAATCAGTTTTTTCCGAACAAACATCCGCGATGCCGAGGGGCAGACCATCTTCGACAGCTCCCAGAAGATGGATGCCATTGAAGAGCTTATCGCCGCCGCCAAGACCATCGCCGACCAGATACAGGTCAGGCAAAGCACCCTGGAGCGTTATGCCGAGGAGATTCTCCGTAGCAAGAATATTCTGCAATCGGTATTTGACGGGATCACCGATCCGGTGGTGCTTCTTGGCCGCGAAGGCCGGATCAAGGTGGTCAATGCGGCCTTTCTCCAGCGCTATGCCATGTCGATGCAGCAGGTGGTTGGCCAAAAGACCTCAGACCTTCTGGCCAATGCCTGCTGTCCGCTGGTGCAGTGCGACGATGTCCTGGCGGCCTTTCCCGATCATCCGATAAGCCGTGAAATCCGCATGCAGAGCGGTGAAATCTTTCTCATCCATTTCTATCCGATCGAGGTGCAGGGGAATAAGGCGGAAAGCCTTGTCTGCTACGTCAAGGATATCACCGAGCAAAAAAGGCTCGAAGGCAAAATTCAGAATACCGAGAAAATAGCCTCTATAGGTATGCTGGCGGCGGGAATTGCCCATGAAATCAACAACCCCCTGGGGGTCATTTTGTGCCATATCGATCTTATCAAGGGCGAGGCCAATCTTGCCCCGGAGGTGCGGTCTGATCTGGAAATCATCGAGAAACACGCCGGCAATTGCCGGACAATTATCGCTGATCTCCTGAAGTTTGCCCACCAGCAACCGACGGTAAAAGAGGCATGTTCGCTGAACGCGATTATCGGCGATGTGATGCTTATGGTCGGTAGCCAGTTCCGCAAACAGCGGATTACGGTCGAGACTTTTCTTGATGACGCCATTCCACCGCTAGTTCTTGACAAAGACAAGATCAAGCAGGTTGTCCTCAATATCCTGCTCAACAGTGCCCAGGCCATCGAGGAAGGAGGAAGAATTACCGTCTCTAGCCGATTTTCAGAGGAGGAGCAGAGAGCCATTCTCATCATTGAGGACGATGGCCCGGGAATCCCGGCGGAGATCATCAACAATATCTTTGACCCCTTCTTTACCAGCAAGCCGCCGGGGAAGGGGACAGGGCTCGGTTTATCGGTGAGTTACGGGATCATTCGCGATCATAACGGCGAGATCACCGCCGAAAGCTCTCCCGGCAAGCCGACCCGCTTTGTCATTTCATTGCCCGTGTAA
- the iorA gene encoding indolepyruvate ferredoxin oxidoreductase subunit alpha encodes MAQIKDNGLWLSGNEAIALGAYEAGVKVASGYPGTPSTEIMENLSAYAGVYTEWAPNEKVGLEVAIGASFAGTRALATMKHVGVNVAADPLFTAAYTGVCGGLVVVSADDPEMHSSQNEQDNRNYAFAAKVPMLEPSEPSEAKEMVKLAFRLSEELDTPVMLRVTTRVSHVKGVVERGAMQTSNAACGINKIPGKLVMLPAIARQRRVVVEQRMNKCRELAETIDINRIEAGDTKRGFITAGVSYLYVKEAFPEAAVLKLGMCWPLPEKKIREFAAMVDELVIVEELDPFLETHIKAMGVACRGKDRIPNQGELNTAIVREAISPGSGPELFAPVELPNRPPNMCAGCPHRGIFFNLSRMKVFVSGDIGCYTLGFLPPLSAMDSCVCMGASIPIAHGMAKALGEDGHNKVVSVIGDSTFIHSGITGLINTVYNNSASTLIILDNRITAMTGQQHNPASGYSIKGEAAASLDLVALCRAVGVKHVYTVNPHDIVESRKVLKEAVELQEPSVVISQAPCVLLPEMKARRPVSYFTNQENCVGCMSCIRLGCPAISWTAFADGEAESRGYRATQKGLSKIDEVVCNDCGQCASLCKFNAITRGEGKK; translated from the coding sequence GTGGCACAGATTAAAGACAACGGCCTGTGGCTGTCCGGCAATGAAGCCATAGCACTTGGGGCCTATGAGGCCGGTGTAAAGGTTGCATCCGGCTACCCTGGAACACCTTCCACGGAGATTATGGAAAACCTCTCGGCCTATGCAGGGGTTTATACCGAATGGGCGCCCAATGAGAAGGTCGGCCTGGAGGTGGCTATCGGCGCCTCGTTCGCCGGCACCAGGGCCCTTGCCACGATGAAACATGTCGGGGTCAATGTCGCCGCCGATCCGCTCTTCACTGCCGCCTATACCGGTGTCTGCGGTGGACTGGTGGTAGTCAGCGCCGATGATCCGGAGATGCATTCGTCGCAAAACGAGCAGGACAACCGCAACTACGCCTTCGCCGCTAAGGTGCCGATGCTCGAACCCTCTGAGCCCAGTGAGGCGAAAGAGATGGTCAAGCTGGCCTTTCGCCTGAGCGAGGAGCTTGATACCCCGGTCATGCTGCGGGTCACTACCCGCGTGTCGCACGTCAAGGGTGTGGTGGAAAGAGGCGCGATGCAGACCAGCAACGCCGCCTGCGGCATCAACAAGATCCCCGGTAAACTGGTCATGCTGCCGGCTATCGCCAGGCAGCGCCGCGTCGTCGTCGAACAGCGCATGAACAAATGCCGGGAGCTGGCCGAGACCATCGACATCAACCGCATCGAGGCGGGCGACACCAAGAGGGGCTTCATCACCGCAGGCGTCTCCTATCTTTACGTCAAGGAGGCATTTCCCGAGGCTGCTGTTCTTAAGCTTGGCATGTGCTGGCCGCTGCCGGAGAAGAAGATCCGCGAGTTTGCCGCCATGGTCGATGAGCTGGTGATCGTCGAGGAACTTGATCCGTTTCTTGAGACGCACATCAAGGCGATGGGCGTTGCCTGCCGCGGCAAGGACCGCATCCCCAACCAGGGCGAACTGAACACCGCCATCGTCCGCGAGGCGATCAGCCCCGGCTCAGGCCCCGAGCTCTTCGCCCCTGTTGAGTTGCCCAACCGGCCGCCGAATATGTGCGCCGGCTGCCCGCATCGCGGCATCTTCTTCAACCTGTCGCGGATGAAGGTCTTTGTCTCCGGCGATATCGGCTGTTATACCCTCGGTTTTCTGCCGCCGCTGTCGGCCATGGATTCCTGCGTCTGCATGGGCGCCTCGATCCCCATCGCCCACGGCATGGCCAAGGCCCTTGGCGAGGACGGCCACAACAAGGTGGTGTCGGTTATCGGTGACTCGACCTTTATCCACTCGGGCATCACCGGCCTGATCAACACCGTTTATAACAATTCCGCCTCGACGCTGATCATCCTCGATAACCGCATCACCGCCATGACCGGCCAGCAGCACAACCCGGCCTCCGGCTATTCCATCAAGGGTGAGGCGGCGGCAAGTCTTGATCTGGTAGCCCTGTGCCGGGCAGTGGGTGTCAAGCATGTCTATACCGTCAACCCCCACGACATCGTCGAGAGCCGCAAGGTCCTCAAGGAGGCGGTGGAGTTGCAGGAACCGTCGGTGGTTATCTCCCAGGCGCCCTGCGTCCTGCTGCCGGAGATGAAGGCGCGGCGGCCGGTGTCCTACTTCACCAATCAGGAAAACTGTGTCGGCTGCATGTCGTGCATCCGTCTCGGCTGCCCGGCCATCAGCTGGACCGCCTTTGCTGACGGCGAGGCGGAAAGCCGCGGCTACCGCGCGACCCAGAAGGGGCTTTCGAAGATTGACGAGGTGGTCTGCAACGACTGCGGCCAGTGCGCCTCACTGTGTAAGTTCAATGCCATTACCCGCGGGGAGGGGAAGAAATGA
- a CDS encoding sigma-54 dependent transcriptional regulator, producing MNKNRLVIVDDETDMRNGLQRLISREFPGLQVVALADAESAISYFAKEPADLALLDIKMPGMNGLELLQNLIGKDPWLTAVMMTGYGSIEVAVEAIKLGAYDFITKPFEQEVIFRTLSKAIERNRLLRENSTLKEQVCGQTISHGFVGKSPVFQKFRSNLEIIARTNYTVLVRGQSGTGKELTARALHNLSDRRKKPLVMVNCPAIPEHLLESELFGYVRGAFTNANQDQQGLVAAADGGTLCLDEVGDLPFSIQSKLLRVLQEREIKPLGSTRTVKVDIRVIALTNLDLEKMIADKKFREDLYYRLTGVTLLTPALRELVEDIPLLVAHFTEKVCLELNLPRKQFTQEAITALMNKDWPGNVRELENVVRRAVMFCPHPHVGLEDLNFLETAVSLAGEERAADDFESNGQFEAYKDAKERILRGFTKKYLRALLRKTAGNVSQGAEISGISRVALQKIMKRQDISGADYR from the coding sequence ATGAATAAAAACCGCCTTGTTATTGTCGATGACGAGACCGATATGCGCAACGGACTGCAGCGTCTTATCAGCCGGGAGTTTCCCGGTTTGCAGGTGGTGGCCCTTGCCGATGCCGAGAGCGCCATCAGCTATTTTGCCAAGGAGCCCGCCGACCTGGCGCTCCTTGACATTAAAATGCCCGGGATGAACGGCCTGGAGTTACTGCAAAATTTGATCGGCAAAGATCCGTGGCTGACTGCGGTAATGATGACCGGCTATGGCTCGATCGAGGTTGCCGTTGAGGCCATTAAACTCGGGGCCTATGATTTTATAACCAAACCGTTTGAGCAGGAGGTCATCTTTCGCACCCTCAGCAAGGCGATTGAGCGTAATCGTTTGCTCCGGGAAAACTCCACCCTGAAAGAGCAGGTTTGCGGTCAGACAATAAGTCATGGATTTGTTGGTAAATCACCGGTTTTTCAGAAGTTTCGCAGTAACCTTGAGATCATCGCTCGCACCAACTATACCGTTCTGGTGCGCGGTCAGTCGGGAACCGGCAAGGAATTGACGGCACGGGCCCTGCACAACCTCAGCGACCGCCGTAAGAAGCCGCTGGTTATGGTCAATTGTCCGGCAATTCCCGAACATCTTCTCGAATCCGAGCTGTTTGGCTATGTGCGCGGGGCCTTCACCAATGCCAATCAGGATCAGCAAGGCCTGGTTGCCGCGGCGGACGGGGGAACGCTGTGCCTTGACGAGGTGGGGGATCTACCGTTTTCCATCCAGAGTAAATTGCTGCGGGTACTGCAGGAGCGAGAGATTAAACCGCTTGGCTCGACCAGGACCGTCAAGGTCGATATCCGGGTCATCGCCCTGACCAATCTGGACCTTGAAAAAATGATAGCGGATAAAAAATTCCGGGAAGATCTCTACTACCGTTTGACTGGCGTCACTCTGCTCACACCGGCCCTTCGGGAACTGGTCGAGGACATTCCACTGCTGGTTGCCCATTTTACCGAAAAGGTGTGTCTTGAACTGAATTTGCCCCGGAAACAGTTTACCCAAGAGGCCATAACCGCCCTCATGAACAAGGACTGGCCGGGCAACGTCCGGGAACTGGAAAATGTGGTGCGCCGGGCGGTGATGTTCTGTCCGCATCCCCATGTCGGCCTGGAAGATTTGAATTTTCTGGAGACCGCGGTCAGCTTGGCTGGTGAGGAGCGGGCGGCGGATGATTTTGAAAGCAACGGCCAGTTTGAGGCGTACAAAGACGCCAAGGAGCGGATCCTTCGGGGCTTTACCAAAAAGTATCTCAGGGCGCTGCTTCGGAAGACCGCCGGAAATGTCTCGCAAGGTGCTGAGATATCGGGGATATCGCGGGTGGCCCTGCAAAAAATCATGAAGCGCCAGGATATCAGCGGCGCCGATTACCGGTAA
- a CDS encoding biotin/lipoyl-binding protein, with product MSDKKKSLTVFKTDRHEDIAAIIGSGIVVIVVLTYMAFVVPSVSIKPQRDGKLVEIFVKEGAEIKAGDKLFSLEVVKKKWVNNVMEEKNVVEEFTSKAGGKVLKVAGKPGDKVKKDKGAIVELEHQKGTLP from the coding sequence ATGTCTGACAAGAAAAAATCCCTGACAGTTTTTAAAACCGACCGGCACGAGGATATCGCCGCCATCATCGGTTCGGGAATCGTTGTAATCGTCGTACTTACCTATATGGCCTTCGTGGTGCCGTCCGTATCCATCAAACCGCAGCGCGATGGCAAGCTCGTGGAGATCTTTGTCAAGGAAGGTGCCGAAATCAAAGCGGGCGATAAGCTTTTCTCCCTCGAAGTGGTGAAGAAAAAGTGGGTCAATAACGTCATGGAAGAGAAAAACGTTGTTGAGGAGTTCACCTCGAAGGCCGGCGGCAAGGTGTTGAAGGTTGCCGGCAAGCCCGGCGACAAGGTGAAGAAGGACAAAGGGGCAATCGTCGAACTGGAGCACCAGAAGGGAACCCTGCCTTGA
- a CDS encoding universal stress protein, which produces MKILLALDDNPRAVAEALRLARERGASLNALFVVDATWEMFIGHDWLSGCNARIGFLEYMLAQEEDAAVMALKAYTEQVGEVPGELLTVTGDVVEEIRREVAKGYDLLVMSSPFTRGLTIMRDPLAKIVKKLACDVLLVRPAAKGQGSP; this is translated from the coding sequence ATGAAAATCCTCCTTGCCCTTGATGACAATCCCCGTGCCGTGGCTGAGGCCTTGCGCCTGGCCCGCGAGCGTGGCGCGAGCCTCAATGCCCTGTTCGTCGTCGATGCCACCTGGGAAATGTTCATCGGTCATGACTGGTTGTCCGGCTGCAATGCCCGTATCGGCTTTCTCGAATATATGCTGGCGCAGGAAGAAGATGCGGCGGTGATGGCCTTGAAGGCCTATACGGAGCAGGTCGGCGAGGTTCCCGGGGAACTGCTCACCGTCACCGGTGACGTGGTTGAGGAGATTCGCAGGGAGGTGGCCAAGGGCTATGATCTCTTGGTCATGTCCAGCCCGTTTACCCGTGGCCTTACGATCATGCGTGACCCGCTGGCGAAAATAGTGAAAAAGCTGGCCTGTGACGTGTTGTTGGTCAGGCCCGCCGCCAAGGGGCAGGGATCGCCCTGA
- a CDS encoding CBS and ACT domain-containing protein, translated as MYIDRIMHTDLITVSPKTTLVEARDLIDKNKIDHLLVINDKKKLVGIVSDRDLKQNWASPATSLSIHELNYLLQKVEVSMIMIKTVVTIPTSTTIERAALIMQEHRISALPVMEGEVLAGIITSHDVMAVLLQAIGISEESIRLSIFVRDSIGKLAEVSNALKDEAINIQSLFCWPDNRYPGITELVMRVASQDGPKAIAALQGKGFKVKNRYEKDITPFLPL; from the coding sequence ATGTATATAGACAGAATAATGCACACCGATCTTATCACCGTCTCCCCCAAGACCACCCTGGTTGAGGCCCGGGACCTCATCGACAAGAACAAGATCGACCACCTTCTCGTCATCAATGACAAGAAGAAGCTGGTGGGCATCGTCTCCGACCGGGATCTCAAACAAAATTGGGCATCACCGGCCACCTCGCTGAGCATCCACGAACTCAACTACCTGCTGCAAAAGGTTGAGGTATCGATGATCATGATCAAAACCGTCGTCACCATCCCCACCAGCACCACCATCGAGCGAGCGGCCCTGATCATGCAGGAGCACCGAATCAGCGCTCTGCCGGTTATGGAAGGCGAGGTCTTGGCCGGGATAATCACCAGCCACGACGTCATGGCGGTGCTCCTGCAGGCCATCGGCATCAGTGAAGAGAGCATCCGCCTCAGTATCTTTGTCCGCGATAGCATCGGCAAACTAGCGGAGGTGTCCAATGCCCTGAAGGATGAAGCAATCAATATCCAGAGCTTGTTTTGCTGGCCGGACAACAGATATCCGGGGATTACCGAGCTGGTGATGCGCGTCGCCAGCCAGGATGGCCCAAAGGCGATAGCGGCCCTGCAAGGCAAAGGCTTCAAGGTGAAAAACCGCTACGAAAAAGACATCACCCCGTTCCTGCCGCTATAA